A window of Brachybacterium fresconis contains these coding sequences:
- a CDS encoding M20 family metallopeptidase — protein sequence MTTDPAPPPERQLAAIAAAYADRRVDVLAVARAIHADPELAFAEHRAHDRCADLLEDAGFTLERGLAELPTAFRATIGTGSLVAVLCVEYDALPGIGHGCGHNLIAGSSLGAALALADLVDELDVTLQVIGTPAEEHGGGKQLLIDRGVFDGVHLALMAHPTPHTDTYDVLGSGSQAVGRWRATYTGRGAHAAANPADGINANDAAVIAQVAAGLLRQRIKDGQRLALVPQQSGVTNIVPETAVVDLECRALTMPEFERLRTQLVACLEAGAVATGCTLEIGASEPIYEPLVQDEVLGTAWNEAMASLGRPLNGSLGISNASTDMGNVSQRVPGLHPFVGITGAEAALHTREFAADAASAEGYRLMDDAAIALARVVRSVAADPAQRAAMRSRAAELESAHRAGVAARG from the coding sequence GTGACCACCGACCCCGCCCCACCCCCTGAACGCCAGCTGGCCGCGATCGCGGCCGCTTACGCGGACCGCCGCGTGGACGTCCTGGCCGTCGCTCGTGCGATCCACGCCGACCCCGAGCTCGCCTTCGCCGAGCACCGGGCCCACGACCGGTGCGCGGACCTGCTCGAGGACGCCGGCTTCACCCTCGAGCGCGGGCTCGCCGAACTGCCCACCGCCTTCCGCGCCACCATCGGCACCGGCTCCCTGGTCGCCGTGCTGTGCGTGGAATACGACGCGCTGCCCGGCATCGGCCACGGCTGCGGGCACAACCTGATCGCCGGCTCCTCGCTCGGCGCCGCCCTCGCCCTCGCGGATCTCGTCGACGAGCTGGATGTGACGCTGCAGGTCATCGGCACCCCCGCCGAGGAGCACGGCGGCGGCAAGCAGCTGCTGATCGACCGGGGCGTCTTCGACGGCGTCCACCTCGCACTGATGGCCCACCCCACGCCGCACACCGACACCTACGACGTGCTGGGCTCGGGCAGCCAGGCCGTCGGCCGTTGGCGCGCCACCTACACCGGCCGGGGTGCGCACGCCGCCGCCAATCCGGCCGACGGGATCAACGCGAACGACGCCGCCGTGATCGCCCAGGTCGCCGCCGGTCTGCTGCGCCAGCGGATCAAGGATGGCCAGCGCCTGGCCCTGGTCCCGCAGCAATCCGGTGTCACCAACATCGTTCCGGAGACCGCGGTGGTCGACCTCGAGTGCCGAGCGCTGACCATGCCCGAGTTCGAGCGCCTGCGCACCCAGCTGGTCGCCTGCCTCGAGGCCGGTGCCGTCGCCACCGGCTGCACGCTCGAGATCGGCGCCTCCGAGCCGATCTACGAGCCGCTGGTCCAGGACGAGGTCCTCGGCACCGCGTGGAACGAGGCGATGGCGTCACTCGGCCGTCCCCTGAACGGCTCGCTCGGGATCAGCAACGCCTCGACCGACATGGGCAACGTGTCCCAGCGGGTGCCGGGCCTGCACCCCTTCGTGGGCATCACCGGCGCGGAGGCCGCCCTGCACACGCGGGAGTTCGCGGCGGACGCCGCGAGCGCGGAGGGGTATCGCCTGATGGACGATGCCGCCATCGCACTGGCCCGGGTGGTCCGCTCCGTCGCCGCCGATCCCGCGCAGCGCGCTGCAATGCGCTCCCGTGCCGCCGAGCTCGAGAGCGCCCACCGCGCCGGAGTCGCAGCCCGGGGCTGA
- a CDS encoding sugar porter family MFS transporter, protein MSTPSAGSAAGPRTTAAGPGAGPSTPPAKKKSIDAVVAVATLGALAFGFDTGVISGAIPFLQLPASQGGLALDSTLVGVVTSSLVLGAAIGGLLSGRLSDSYGRKRTLLVIAVLFVIGALGTALAPNAGVMVVFRVVLGLAVGGASAVVPVFIGELAPTHLRGRLVARNELFIVIGQLCAYSSNAVLASAMPDNHHTWRFMLVLCTLPAIGLFLGTFYLTESPRWLIDRGRPDEARTVLWQLRSDAGPAQIDTEIEEIANHSRKMAATGDGDITGYLRSPWVRRLAFIGIGLAFLSQMTGVNSVMYYAPSILIDTGMGAQAAIISTVGNGVVSVLAVAIGSMVLLPRFNRRTLLLTGQIGVTLALTLMGLSFTVLPESGVRSYLVLAFMMLFLVFMQCFVAVIFWLLLAEIFPLRVRGKLMGAAVFANWIANFLVALVFPPLQAVLHGSTFFVFAAINLGTIFFYWRFIPETRGKSLEQLEEEFQSRS, encoded by the coding sequence ATGAGCACTCCCTCTGCCGGCAGCGCCGCCGGCCCGCGCACGACCGCTGCCGGACCAGGCGCGGGACCCTCCACCCCACCGGCGAAGAAGAAGAGCATCGATGCCGTGGTCGCCGTGGCGACGCTCGGAGCCCTCGCCTTCGGCTTCGACACCGGAGTGATCTCCGGGGCCATCCCGTTCCTGCAGCTGCCGGCCTCCCAGGGCGGTCTCGCGTTGGATTCCACGCTGGTCGGCGTCGTCACCTCCTCCCTGGTCCTCGGAGCGGCCATCGGCGGTCTGCTCTCCGGGCGGCTCTCCGACTCCTACGGACGGAAGCGGACCCTTCTCGTCATCGCAGTGCTCTTCGTCATCGGCGCTCTCGGGACCGCGCTCGCTCCGAACGCCGGCGTGATGGTCGTCTTCCGCGTCGTCCTGGGCCTTGCCGTCGGCGGGGCATCTGCGGTGGTCCCCGTCTTCATCGGAGAACTCGCCCCCACCCATCTGCGAGGTCGATTGGTCGCGAGGAACGAACTGTTCATCGTCATCGGCCAGCTGTGCGCGTACTCGAGCAACGCCGTCCTCGCCTCGGCGATGCCGGACAATCACCACACCTGGCGGTTCATGCTGGTGCTGTGCACCCTGCCCGCCATCGGCCTCTTCCTGGGCACGTTCTACCTCACCGAGTCCCCGCGCTGGCTCATCGACCGCGGACGTCCTGACGAAGCGCGCACCGTTCTCTGGCAGCTGCGCTCTGATGCCGGTCCCGCGCAGATCGATACCGAGATCGAGGAGATCGCGAACCACTCCCGGAAGATGGCCGCAACGGGCGACGGGGACATCACGGGGTACCTGCGCTCCCCGTGGGTGCGCCGATTAGCGTTCATCGGCATCGGCCTCGCCTTCCTGTCCCAGATGACCGGCGTGAACTCAGTGATGTACTACGCGCCCTCGATTCTCATCGATACCGGGATGGGCGCTCAGGCCGCGATCATCTCGACCGTCGGCAACGGCGTCGTGTCCGTCCTGGCGGTCGCGATCGGTTCGATGGTCCTGCTTCCGCGATTCAATCGACGGACCCTGCTGTTGACCGGACAGATCGGCGTCACCCTCGCCCTCACCCTGATGGGCCTGAGCTTCACCGTGCTGCCCGAGTCCGGTGTCCGCAGCTACCTCGTCCTGGCCTTCATGATGCTCTTCCTCGTCTTCATGCAGTGCTTCGTCGCGGTCATCTTCTGGCTGCTGCTCGCGGAGATCTTCCCCCTCCGGGTACGCGGAAAGCTCATGGGTGCCGCGGTGTTCGCCAACTGGATCGCGAACTTCCTCGTCGCCCTGGTCTTCCCTCCGCTCCAAGCCGTGCTGCACGGAAGCACCTTCTTTGTGTTCGCCGCGATCAATCTGGGCACCATCTTCTTCTACTGGCGATTTATCCCTGAGACGCGAGGGAAGTCGCTCGAGCAGCTCGAGGAGGAATTCCAGAGCCGCTCCTGA
- a CDS encoding Gfo/Idh/MocA family oxidoreductase: MVNIAVIGTGRIGAHHVRALSQDVRGAQVVAVVDPARDRAEAMADEFHVPHALGEIDDALQLDDVDAVVIATPVPTHLPLIEAAAAHGKHTFTEKPIGGDVEEARRAAAAAESAGIVFQVGFNRRFAESWSRAHDLVTAGAVGTIHRVHSVTRDPGPFTGEPSRISPGTVFQETLIHDFDTIGWFLGDARPMTVYAAADALVAPEAKDSGFLDSAVVTIRYDNGAIATAEASFSASYGYDLRGEVFGSSGMVQMGELPNSAARLFTTDGMHATTDGIDTVRFHDAYVAEFESFIRAIEGDHPNGHRPVGADGVAAQVLAEAAIRSHAQQRVVEVEEVLR, from the coding sequence ATGGTCAACATCGCCGTCATCGGCACCGGAAGGATCGGGGCCCACCACGTCCGGGCCCTCAGCCAGGACGTCCGCGGGGCGCAGGTCGTCGCCGTCGTGGATCCGGCTCGGGACCGGGCAGAAGCAATGGCCGACGAGTTCCACGTCCCGCACGCCCTCGGAGAGATCGACGACGCGCTGCAGCTCGACGATGTCGACGCCGTCGTCATCGCCACCCCGGTCCCGACGCACCTCCCGCTCATCGAAGCCGCCGCGGCCCACGGGAAGCACACGTTCACCGAGAAGCCGATCGGCGGCGACGTCGAGGAGGCACGGCGCGCCGCGGCAGCTGCCGAGTCCGCCGGGATCGTCTTCCAGGTCGGTTTCAACAGACGATTCGCCGAATCATGGTCCCGCGCCCACGACCTCGTGACGGCAGGCGCCGTCGGGACGATCCACCGTGTCCACTCGGTCACCCGTGACCCCGGGCCCTTCACCGGGGAACCCTCACGCATCAGCCCAGGAACAGTCTTCCAGGAGACTCTCATCCATGACTTCGACACCATCGGATGGTTCCTGGGCGACGCCCGTCCCATGACGGTCTATGCGGCCGCCGATGCGCTCGTCGCCCCGGAGGCGAAGGACAGCGGATTCCTCGACAGCGCAGTCGTCACGATCCGTTACGACAACGGGGCGATCGCCACCGCCGAGGCCTCGTTCAGCGCCAGCTACGGTTACGACCTGCGCGGAGAGGTGTTCGGCTCCTCCGGCATGGTGCAGATGGGCGAACTGCCCAACTCCGCGGCCAGGCTCTTCACCACGGACGGCATGCATGCGACCACCGACGGCATCGACACCGTGCGCTTCCATGACGCGTACGTCGCCGAGTTCGAGTCGTTCATCCGGGCGATCGAGGGCGACCATCCGAACGGACACCGCCCGGTGGGAGCCGACGGCGTCGCGGCGCAGGTGCTTGCGGAAGCTGCAATCCGATCCCATGCGCAGCAGCGGGTGGTCGAGGTCGAGGAGGTCCTGCGATGA
- a CDS encoding TIM barrel protein — translation MSSPFTLAVCADMQFTELPLVDRVRRIGEYGLAAEIWDWSRPEVDLEAIAATEVPIESMTGYLQGNLTEDDGIDDFLRTAEESAVASQILGAPRLNIHGTGLDPKCIPVRPVEIVTGEMWARAARTLGHLAEIAEKHDVVYQLENLNLLIDHPGTPFARPQDVLALVRTVGSERLRMNLDLYHAQIGDGNLIETCRECLPWVGEIQVADVPGRCEPGTGEISYRAIALALAEAGYTGTVALEASPATTPGAAVTTFVDTFSNL, via the coding sequence ATGAGCAGCCCATTCACGCTGGCCGTCTGTGCCGACATGCAGTTCACCGAGCTCCCGCTCGTCGATCGCGTCCGCCGCATCGGCGAGTACGGATTGGCCGCGGAGATCTGGGACTGGTCCCGGCCCGAAGTCGACCTGGAGGCGATCGCGGCGACAGAGGTCCCCATCGAGTCGATGACGGGATACCTGCAGGGGAACCTCACGGAGGACGACGGCATCGATGACTTCCTCCGCACCGCGGAAGAGTCGGCCGTCGCCTCCCAGATCCTCGGAGCGCCCCGTCTGAACATCCATGGGACCGGATTGGACCCGAAGTGTATCCCCGTGAGGCCCGTCGAGATCGTCACGGGCGAGATGTGGGCACGGGCGGCGCGCACCCTGGGGCACCTCGCCGAGATCGCCGAGAAGCACGACGTCGTGTATCAGCTGGAGAACCTCAATCTCCTCATCGACCATCCGGGGACCCCCTTCGCGCGCCCTCAGGACGTGCTCGCCCTGGTCAGGACCGTCGGCTCCGAACGTCTTCGCATGAATCTCGATCTCTACCACGCACAGATCGGCGACGGGAACCTCATCGAGACCTGCCGTGAGTGCCTGCCGTGGGTCGGGGAGATCCAGGTCGCCGACGTGCCCGGACGCTGCGAGCCGGGCACCGGGGAGATCTCCTATCGAGCGATCGCCCTGGCTCTTGCCGAGGCCGGGTACACCGGCACCGTCGCGCTGGAGGCGTCTCCTGCGACGACGCCGGGCGCCGCCGTCACCACTTTCGTGGACACCTTCAGCAATCTCTGA
- a CDS encoding acetylxylan esterase has product MEPPTDRAPDAAPPPERPAPAGPGGFDEFWQETLAEHAGGGDARIETVATPLRDIVVQDVTFPGFDGHPVKGWMLAPAYGGSRGTVVQFLGNNTGRGLPEQWTMLPSAGYRTFVMDNRGQSGPASVGDTPDPVGSGPQIVGRMTAGIHRPETYYYRRLFVDAVCAIGAVRNQETPGAGPLFVAGGSQGGATALAAAALCTGIAGALIDVPLLCDIPRAVETATEGPFLQIRDYLRTRRGDEEAVFASLSFFDGVHFASRAQAPALFAVGLQDPVCPPQGVLAAYEAYAGAGKTLCTYPFDGHEHGQWQHRRRQLEFLEHHTAGR; this is encoded by the coding sequence ATGGAGCCACCGACCGACCGGGCACCCGATGCCGCTCCACCCCCGGAGCGCCCTGCCCCCGCCGGGCCCGGCGGGTTCGACGAGTTCTGGCAGGAGACGCTCGCGGAGCACGCGGGCGGCGGCGACGCCCGCATCGAGACGGTGGCGACCCCCCTGCGCGACATCGTCGTCCAGGACGTGACCTTCCCCGGGTTCGACGGGCACCCCGTGAAGGGATGGATGCTGGCCCCCGCCTATGGCGGATCGCGCGGGACCGTGGTCCAGTTCCTCGGCAACAACACCGGTCGCGGGCTGCCCGAGCAGTGGACGATGCTGCCGAGCGCCGGCTATAGAACATTCGTGATGGACAACCGCGGGCAGTCCGGCCCCGCATCGGTGGGCGATACCCCGGACCCGGTGGGCAGCGGTCCCCAGATCGTCGGGCGCATGACCGCGGGGATCCACCGCCCGGAGACCTACTACTACCGCCGCCTGTTCGTCGACGCCGTGTGCGCGATCGGCGCCGTCCGCAATCAGGAGACGCCGGGGGCCGGGCCCCTTTTCGTGGCCGGCGGGAGCCAAGGAGGCGCAACGGCTCTGGCCGCCGCCGCGCTCTGCACGGGGATCGCGGGGGCTCTCATCGACGTGCCGCTGCTGTGCGACATCCCTCGCGCGGTGGAGACCGCCACGGAAGGTCCGTTCCTGCAGATCCGCGACTACCTGCGCACCCGGCGCGGGGACGAGGAGGCAGTCTTCGCGTCGCTGTCCTTCTTCGACGGAGTGCACTTCGCCTCCCGCGCCCAGGCTCCTGCCCTGTTCGCCGTCGGCCTGCAGGATCCGGTGTGCCCGCCCCAGGGCGTCCTGGCCGCCTACGAGGCCTACGCGGGCGCCGGGAAGACCCTGTGCACCTACCCGTTCGACGGGCACGAGCACGGCCAGTGGCAGCACCGACGTCGCCAGCTGGAGTTCCTGGAGCACCACACCGCGGGCCGCTGA
- a CDS encoding DUF2871 domain-containing protein has protein sequence MTRLLNTAFAYIILGLASGLFYREFTKATDTIGTHTQLNTLHTHLLVLGMVMFLLVLGLDAVFSLTGRRSFTVFYWTYNVGLVITVAMQAVRGILTLDGQDPTTTSAAIPGIAGLGHMLLTVALVALFLALRGGIKDRLSAGAKQAVTA, from the coding sequence ATGACACGACTGCTGAACACCGCCTTCGCCTACATCATCCTCGGCCTCGCCTCCGGACTCTTCTACCGGGAGTTCACCAAGGCCACCGACACCATCGGCACCCACACCCAGCTGAACACCCTGCACACCCACCTGCTGGTCCTCGGCATGGTCATGTTCCTGCTGGTCCTCGGTCTGGACGCCGTCTTCTCCCTGACCGGCCGGCGCTCCTTCACCGTCTTCTACTGGACCTACAACGTGGGCCTGGTGATCACCGTGGCGATGCAGGCCGTGCGCGGCATCCTCACCCTCGACGGCCAGGACCCGACGACCACCAGCGCCGCCATCCCCGGCATCGCGGGCCTCGGCCACATGCTCCTGACCGTCGCCCTGGTGGCCCTGTTCCTCGCCCTGCGCGGCGGGATCAAGGACCGCCTCTCGGCCGGTGCGAAGCAGGCCGTCACCGCCTGA
- a CDS encoding MFS transporter: MTTPFPSSHVPAEAPRRQKAGARITLTLASLAMIGPFTIDTVFPAFVRIGDEFGGDDIALQQLISAYLAAFAIMSVLHGPLSDALGRKKVMIGGLTIYLIGMFGAVLAPTLGSLILLRVMQGMSAGAATIVSRVVIRDMFSGSEAQRLMARVMMIFSVAPAIAPILGGWLLLLGDWRWVFAGVGLYGLLVLVATTRLPETLPREARTPLRVGSLLGSLLHVGRSPVMLRVAAASAFGFASQFVFIAGASIVVVRLLGLGEQDFWVLFLPLILGMTSGAWLVGRAADVMDRARLITIGFVGAVLSTGLNLLLVSIAPPFTGGLSWSLLLAVSGPMLIAFSVALLFAPIQLEVLDLFPHERGAAASLGTFFGLVLNALLAGVVAPLVTASLQVLALTALCFAVLGTALWSWHLRAVRAPQEIRVHEPS, translated from the coding sequence GTGACCACTCCCTTCCCCTCCTCCCACGTCCCGGCGGAGGCCCCGCGCCGGCAGAAGGCGGGAGCGCGGATCACGCTCACCCTCGCGTCGCTGGCGATGATCGGGCCCTTCACCATCGACACCGTCTTCCCGGCCTTCGTCCGCATCGGCGACGAGTTCGGCGGTGACGACATCGCGCTGCAGCAGCTGATCTCCGCCTATCTCGCGGCCTTCGCGATCATGTCGGTCCTGCACGGGCCGCTGTCCGACGCCCTGGGGCGCAAGAAGGTGATGATCGGCGGACTGACGATCTACCTGATCGGCATGTTCGGCGCCGTCCTCGCCCCGACCCTGGGGAGCCTGATCCTGCTGCGGGTGATGCAGGGAATGAGCGCCGGGGCGGCGACCATCGTCTCGCGCGTGGTCATCCGTGACATGTTCTCCGGGTCCGAGGCCCAGCGGCTGATGGCCCGCGTGATGATGATCTTCTCGGTCGCCCCGGCGATCGCCCCCATCCTCGGCGGGTGGCTGCTGCTGCTCGGCGACTGGCGGTGGGTCTTCGCCGGCGTGGGCCTGTACGGGCTGCTGGTGCTGGTGGCGACCACCCGGCTGCCGGAGACGCTGCCGCGGGAGGCTCGCACCCCTCTGCGGGTGGGTTCGCTGCTGGGATCCCTGCTGCACGTGGGACGCTCGCCGGTGATGCTGCGTGTGGCCGCCGCCTCCGCCTTCGGCTTCGCCTCCCAGTTCGTATTCATCGCCGGCGCGTCGATCGTCGTGGTGCGCCTGCTGGGCCTGGGCGAGCAGGACTTCTGGGTGCTGTTCCTGCCGCTGATCCTGGGGATGACCTCCGGGGCCTGGCTGGTGGGTCGCGCCGCCGACGTGATGGACCGTGCCCGGCTGATCACGATCGGCTTCGTCGGCGCAGTGCTCTCGACCGGCCTGAACCTGCTGCTGGTCAGCATCGCGCCGCCCTTCACCGGCGGGCTCAGCTGGTCGCTGCTGCTGGCGGTGAGCGGACCGATGCTGATCGCCTTCTCGGTGGCGCTGCTGTTCGCGCCGATCCAGCTGGAGGTGCTGGACCTGTTCCCCCACGAGCGCGGCGCCGCCGCCTCGCTCGGCACCTTCTTCGGGCTGGTGCTCAATGCGCTGCTGGCCGGCGTGGTCGCGCCTCTGGTGACCGCGAGTCTGCAGGTCCTCGCCCTGACGGCGCTCTGCTTCGCGGTCCTCGGGACCGCCCTGTGGTCCTGGCATCTGCGCGCAGTCCGTGCTCCGCAGGAGATCCGCGTCCACGAGCCGAGCTGA
- the glpX gene encoding class II fructose-bisphosphatase — protein MTSTSSPSTAPDRNLALELVRVTEAAAIAGARWVGAGDKNTADGAAVDAMRSFMDTVRMDGTVVIGEGEKDEAPMLFNGESVGDGSGPHVDVAVDPIDGTRLTALGYNNALSVFAVAEKGSMYDPSAVFYMEKMVVGPEAAEFVDLRLPVAQNIALVAKAKGKPISQVTVCVLERPRHEPLVEEIRQAGARVKFIMDGDVAGAIAAARGAGVDMLLGTGGTPEGIIAACAVKATGGMIQGRLAPVDDAERQKAVDAGHDLERVLTTSDLVTSDNCYFTATGITDGDLVRGVRYEGGRIITESIVMRSASGTVRMIEAEHRPEKWARWIAE, from the coding sequence ATGACCAGCACTTCCAGCCCCTCGACCGCTCCTGACCGCAACCTCGCCCTCGAACTGGTGCGCGTGACCGAGGCGGCCGCCATCGCCGGGGCCCGCTGGGTCGGAGCCGGGGACAAGAACACGGCCGACGGCGCCGCGGTCGACGCCATGCGCTCCTTCATGGACACCGTGCGGATGGACGGCACCGTGGTCATCGGCGAGGGGGAGAAGGATGAGGCGCCGATGCTGTTCAACGGCGAGAGCGTCGGCGACGGCTCCGGCCCCCACGTGGACGTGGCCGTCGACCCGATCGACGGCACCCGCCTGACCGCGCTGGGGTACAACAATGCCCTGTCGGTCTTCGCCGTCGCGGAGAAGGGCAGCATGTACGACCCCTCGGCCGTGTTCTACATGGAGAAGATGGTGGTGGGGCCCGAGGCCGCCGAGTTCGTCGACCTGCGCCTGCCCGTCGCCCAGAACATCGCCCTGGTCGCGAAGGCCAAGGGAAAGCCCATCAGCCAGGTCACCGTGTGCGTGCTGGAGCGCCCGCGCCACGAGCCGCTGGTGGAGGAGATCCGCCAGGCCGGAGCGCGGGTCAAGTTCATCATGGATGGCGACGTCGCCGGGGCGATCGCGGCCGCCCGCGGCGCCGGCGTGGACATGCTGCTGGGCACCGGCGGCACCCCGGAAGGCATCATCGCCGCCTGCGCGGTGAAGGCGACCGGGGGGATGATCCAGGGGCGGCTCGCCCCGGTCGACGACGCGGAGCGGCAGAAGGCGGTCGACGCCGGCCACGACCTGGAGCGGGTGCTGACCACCTCGGATCTGGTCACCTCGGACAACTGCTACTTCACCGCCACCGGGATCACCGACGGCGACCTGGTGCGCGGCGTGCGCTACGAGGGCGGGCGCATCATCACCGAGTCGATCGTCATGCGCTCCGCCTCGGGCACCGTGCGCATGATCGAGGCCGAGCACCGGCCGGAGAAGTGGGCGCGCTGGATCGCCGAGTGA
- a CDS encoding NUDIX hydrolase — MASSVEDIRVAVDLIVLTLRDDALNVLLVQRDDEPHRGAWALPGGFIEYEEDLEDAAYRVLSDEASLGSGAVHLEQVRTFGTPHRDPRARVVSVAFMALGADLPDPERGDDVADARWWSVEDLTGIELAFDHATVLGCAVERARAKLEYTTLAVTFLPEEFTISQLRGVYESVWGATLDAGNFHRKATRTEGFLAELDKHAAPTGGRPARLYSAGAGSALVPPLLRSGQ, encoded by the coding sequence ATGGCCTCCTCCGTCGAAGACATCCGCGTCGCCGTCGACCTCATCGTCCTGACCCTGCGGGACGATGCCCTCAACGTGCTGCTCGTCCAGCGCGACGACGAACCGCACCGCGGGGCCTGGGCGCTCCCGGGCGGATTCATCGAGTACGAAGAAGACCTCGAGGACGCCGCCTACCGCGTGCTGTCCGACGAGGCCTCCCTCGGCAGCGGCGCCGTGCACCTGGAGCAGGTGCGCACCTTCGGCACCCCGCACCGCGACCCGCGCGCCCGCGTCGTCTCCGTGGCGTTCATGGCCCTGGGCGCGGATCTGCCGGATCCCGAGCGCGGCGACGACGTCGCCGACGCCCGCTGGTGGAGCGTGGAGGATCTGACCGGGATCGAGCTCGCCTTCGACCACGCCACGGTGCTGGGCTGCGCCGTCGAGCGCGCCCGCGCCAAGCTCGAGTACACCACCCTCGCCGTCACCTTCCTGCCCGAGGAGTTCACGATCTCCCAGCTGCGCGGGGTCTACGAGAGCGTGTGGGGCGCGACGCTGGACGCCGGCAACTTCCATCGCAAGGCCACGCGCACCGAGGGTTTCCTCGCCGAGCTGGACAAGCACGCCGCCCCCACCGGCGGCCGTCCCGCCCGGCTGTACAGCGCAGGCGCCGGCTCCGCCCTGGTCCCGCCCCTGCTGCGCTCCGGCCAGTAA
- a CDS encoding LacI family DNA-binding transcriptional regulator translates to MTPPPSPGRRPTMRDVAQEAGVSTALVSIVVRGAVGASEATRGRVLDAAQRIGYVRDERARLLRARRSMDIGVCFETQQPFHHKLLDVMYAAVVSTEHSIVLSAVTPSRGEGAALHDLVAYRCGAIISLGSRLPSQELSEVASGIPLVVANRSMGQELDWVSSDDEQGIALAVEHLVELGHRDVVFATSAGAAGADERNEGFTAAAEKSGAIGEIVEGGSTEVSGAELAVALLERDELPSGVIAFNDRSALGMLDVFVRRGVRVPHDISVVGYDDSEIAGRSYVQLTTIAQDTQAMGQAAVELAVSRIVDEFEGGVRPREVGLAPGASETSFPRRSPEVSSLRIPTTLVVRMTTGPPRSV, encoded by the coding sequence ATGACTCCTCCACCCTCCCCGGGGCGCCGCCCGACGATGCGCGACGTCGCGCAGGAGGCCGGAGTGTCCACGGCGCTGGTCTCGATCGTGGTCCGGGGTGCCGTCGGCGCCTCGGAGGCGACCCGCGGTCGCGTGCTCGACGCCGCGCAGCGCATCGGATATGTCCGGGATGAGCGCGCACGATTGCTCCGGGCCCGACGGTCGATGGACATCGGCGTGTGCTTCGAGACCCAGCAGCCGTTCCATCACAAACTCCTGGACGTCATGTATGCCGCGGTCGTGTCCACGGAGCACTCGATCGTCCTCTCCGCGGTAACGCCCAGCAGGGGTGAAGGAGCGGCCCTGCACGATCTCGTGGCGTATCGGTGCGGAGCGATCATCTCGCTGGGCAGTCGCCTGCCGTCGCAGGAGCTGAGCGAGGTGGCATCCGGCATTCCACTGGTCGTGGCGAACCGCTCCATGGGGCAGGAGCTCGACTGGGTCTCCTCGGACGACGAGCAGGGGATCGCGCTCGCCGTAGAGCATCTCGTCGAGCTCGGGCATCGCGACGTGGTCTTCGCGACCTCAGCCGGTGCCGCCGGCGCCGACGAGCGGAACGAGGGGTTCACTGCTGCCGCGGAGAAGTCGGGAGCGATCGGCGAGATCGTCGAGGGTGGATCCACCGAGGTCTCGGGAGCGGAGCTGGCGGTGGCTCTCCTCGAGCGGGACGAACTCCCCTCGGGGGTCATCGCCTTCAACGATCGCAGCGCCCTGGGCATGCTCGACGTCTTCGTGCGCCGGGGCGTCCGGGTCCCTCACGACATCTCCGTGGTCGGGTACGACGACTCGGAGATCGCTGGCCGCTCCTACGTGCAGCTCACGACGATCGCACAGGACACGCAGGCCATGGGGCAGGCGGCGGTGGAGCTGGCCGTCTCCCGGATCGTCGACGAGTTCGAGGGGGGTGTGCGTCCCCGGGAGGTGGGCCTGGCACCCGGGGCGTCGGAGACGAGCTTCCCCCGCCGTTCGCCCGAAGTCTCGAGCCTTCGGATCCCCACGACACTCGTCGTGCGGATGACTACGGGCCCACCCAGGAGCGTGTGA